From a region of the Pseudanabaena sp. PCC 7367 genome:
- a CDS encoding HEAT repeat domain-containing protein: protein MSLHDRDQSQQPNLEQITEQLQSNNAKDRVLAMLDLQKEVMPTAQALPLIKQALNDSNEQVKAIAIFSLGIKPDPSNLDILTQILISDPDYNMRAIAAGALGYLEDDRALEPLRHAFYEDHSWLVQFSAAVALGNLKNTRAEAVLIEALQSKQELLQEAAIAALGEIGSISAVDYLLPFATAKDWTIRKRLAEALGNLPTAKSKEALQMLEQDENKFVAQAAKLAQQQLNDLLN, encoded by the coding sequence ATGAGCCTACATGACCGGGATCAATCCCAGCAACCCAATCTAGAGCAAATCACCGAGCAACTGCAAAGCAACAATGCCAAGGATCGGGTTCTGGCGATGTTAGATCTGCAAAAAGAAGTAATGCCCACCGCGCAAGCGTTGCCCTTGATTAAGCAAGCTTTGAATGACAGTAATGAGCAAGTCAAGGCGATCGCCATCTTTTCCCTGGGGATCAAGCCCGATCCTAGCAATCTAGATATTTTGACCCAAATTCTGATCTCCGATCCTGACTATAATATGCGAGCGATCGCGGCCGGGGCATTGGGCTACCTCGAAGACGATCGCGCCCTCGAACCACTCCGCCATGCTTTTTATGAAGACCATAGTTGGTTGGTGCAATTCAGTGCGGCGGTGGCTTTGGGAAACCTCAAAAATACCAGAGCGGAAGCGGTTTTAATTGAAGCATTGCAAAGTAAACAGGAACTACTCCAAGAAGCGGCGATCGCTGCCCTGGGGGAGATCGGCTCGATCAGCGCGGTGGATTATTTATTACCGTTTGCTACGGCGAAAGATTGGACAATTCGCAAACGCCTGGCGGAAGCATTGGGGAACCTGCCCACTGCCAAGAGTAAGGAAGCGTTGCAAATGCTAGAGCAGGACGAGAATAAATTTGTGGCGCAAGCTGCCAAACTGGCTCAACAGCAACTGAATGATTTACTTAATTAA
- a CDS encoding RNA recognition motif domain-containing protein encodes MSIYVGNLSYDVTAENITEVFTEYGAVKEVYLPTDRETGRIRGFGFVHMEDEANEEEAISALDGAEWCGRNLKVNKARPRERR; translated from the coding sequence ATGTCTATTTACGTGGGTAACCTCTCCTATGACGTTACCGCAGAAAACATCACCGAGGTGTTTACAGAATATGGTGCAGTAAAGGAAGTTTACTTGCCCACCGATCGTGAAACCGGTCGGATTCGTGGTTTTGGCTTTGTGCACATGGAAGATGAAGCCAATGAAGAAGAAGCCATTTCCGCCCTCGATGGCGCAGAATGGTGCGGCCGTAACTTGAAGGTAAACAAGGCCAGACCCCGCGAAAGACGCTAG
- a CDS encoding phycocyanin: MTPFQLNAKVRELIEKARIVSFETWQDTHPPEAIALFQAADDDRRYLTDPELNQIQALAPAQSEMVSIAAQLRDEAKGIVDEARAEVLRTFPDITAPGGGLYPPERAEACWRDFWHFLRCVTYGIAGGRTDYLSAVGLDYLQQLYHELSVPLEAMVEGLGCLKNASLQRLTPAHADSLSPYFDRLIAELKQFK, translated from the coding sequence CAACTCAACGCAAAAGTAAGAGAGCTGATTGAAAAAGCCCGGATTGTTAGTTTTGAAACCTGGCAGGACACCCACCCACCGGAGGCGATCGCCCTGTTTCAGGCCGCTGACGATGATCGCCGCTATTTAACCGATCCTGAGTTAAACCAAATTCAAGCGCTGGCTCCGGCACAGAGCGAAATGGTGTCGATCGCGGCTCAGTTGCGGGATGAGGCGAAGGGAATTGTGGATGAAGCCAGGGCAGAGGTGTTGAGAACTTTCCCTGATATTACCGCACCGGGTGGCGGGCTATATCCGCCGGAACGGGCAGAGGCTTGCTGGCGGGATTTCTGGCATTTTTTGCGCTGCGTTACCTATGGCATTGCTGGGGGGCGGACTGACTATTTGAGTGCGGTGGGCTTGGATTATCTGCAACAGCTTTACCATGAATTATCGGTGCCGTTAGAGGCGATGGTTGAAGGGCTGGGCTGTTTGAAGAATGCCAGCTTGCAACGGCTCACCCCTGCCCATGCGGATTCGCTTTCGCCCTATTTCGATCGCCTAATTGCTGAGCTGAAGCAGTTTAAGTAG